A genomic region of Brevibacillus sp. JNUCC-41 contains the following coding sequences:
- a CDS encoding helix-turn-helix domain-containing protein → MFVGKKLTDIRLLHGYSRNELAQILEVSEQSVWQYENNYNGPKLEIANKLKNIFNVKTKYFYNEKEFKSNIEADLVAYRSKEINSTVTTKYEAVHLEFIEGLLNIFEKYIVYPENKLLSMREYSINYIIENNESLSRNELINHLAIFAREQLGLGKNNQKLLFSLEKNGAFVFEKSLGKNIDAYSTWSEKHNPIIMLGNFKKSAVRRNFDLAHELGHLLLHYKVNLSELNKQEYNQIENEAHTFASCLLLPEQEFLEDLGGIKKLSNPNEYVELKEKWSVSIAAMGHRAHSLNKMNYDQYRYFNASLNRLNYNRNEPLDKTIKIIKPGKVRSLLQFLFEKKLISLNQLTDYTYYNEELIAKILGLDVDFLNHYLENKQTYFDVSQISEKRNIK, encoded by the coding sequence CATTCGATTACTCCATGGATATTCAAGAAATGAGTTGGCTCAGATATTAGAGGTAAGTGAACAGTCAGTTTGGCAATATGAGAATAACTATAATGGACCTAAACTTGAAATTGCAAACAAACTAAAAAATATTTTTAACGTTAAAACTAAGTATTTTTACAACGAAAAAGAATTCAAATCAAATATTGAAGCTGATTTAGTTGCTTATAGATCTAAAGAAATAAATAGTACTGTAACAACGAAGTATGAGGCAGTTCATTTAGAGTTTATAGAGGGTCTTTTAAATATATTTGAAAAATATATTGTCTATCCCGAGAATAAGCTTTTATCCATGAGAGAATATAGCATTAATTATATTATTGAAAATAACGAATCTTTAAGTAGGAATGAACTAATAAACCATCTTGCTATATTTGCGCGAGAACAACTGGGATTAGGAAAGAATAATCAAAAACTTTTATTTTCATTGGAAAAAAACGGTGCTTTTGTTTTTGAAAAGTCACTAGGTAAAAACATAGATGCCTATAGTACTTGGAGTGAAAAACATAACCCAATAATCATGTTGGGTAATTTTAAAAAATCAGCTGTCAGAAGAAATTTCGATTTAGCTCATGAACTTGGACATTTACTGCTACATTATAAAGTCAATTTAAGTGAACTTAATAAACAAGAGTATAATCAAATTGAAAACGAAGCACACACTTTTGCATCCTGCCTTTTGCTTCCTGAACAAGAATTTCTTGAAGATTTGGGGGGAATAAAGAAATTATCGAATCCAAATGAATATGTTGAATTAAAAGAAAAGTGGTCTGTATCAATAGCTGCAATGGGGCATCGGGCACATAGCTTAAATAAAATGAATTATGATCAATATAGATACTTCAATGCTTCACTAAACCGACTGAATTACAATCGAAATGAACCACTGGATAAGACAATAAAAATAATTAAACCAGGTAAGGTTAGAAGTTTACTTCAGTTCTTATTTGAAAAAAAGTTAATTTCTTTAAATCAGTTAACGGATTATACTTATTATAATGAAGAATTAATTGCTAAAATTTTAGGACTAGATGTAGATTTTTTAAACCATTATTTAGAAAACAAACAAACATATTTTGATGTCAGTCAGATTAGCGAGAAACGAAATATAAAGTAA
- a CDS encoding pLS20_p028 family conjugation system transmembrane protein: MDEVERILEEFSDFLEMTNPISYMLRLIGWVIIKGLAWLVDSLSNITDSILGLKMFYDSVEITSFVEFLIPLSAILMGFSLLYTGYQLIFQKKLDREAVIVNVFMIMFFFALIQEGMEKANQFTDKAIDALDVVEEGSISQKVIKDNMTDLAQFDTTGWRTTELKHPNRVPKDRILKINITQAIDKDFDPAGEAKEMSEIGLGVFSNRLEYDDLGNPKKVELDDGWFTAFKEKYYRWDWNFWTIAITLAITAFTMLTIAIKLAKLFFELTFNYVLAIIIAPADIHSGQKTKQILQSILNTFLVTIMIFLSMKIYLIGTEFITDKLDGVAYLIALFAFSLAVIDGPNIVERLFGIDAGLKSSWGAVAGGYTVAKGVTGTTKGTANTLKGLSSEGKSAALKGVSGIAGVAGMAQGLRSKGQDQSTEQTSYGSESGHSADLKAQDQNQEKQSPNGSKGSREIETGTQEVASSIEQEMAQQKQEEGHKGIGKVIGLHDQMDLNGASNNGKQSAAVNSPHSISSGSPNQMNNDDLQKNEKMSGDYDSASPSSPSFSQSNYHSVSSEMQEEPNMETSLQEKRTDRETRHVGSIISDNVRNDQSVKTVKRTYQIGQNTGESLRNNIAKFRRKDQ, from the coding sequence ATGGATGAAGTAGAAAGGATACTTGAAGAATTTTCTGACTTTCTCGAAATGACCAATCCGATCTCGTACATGCTGCGTTTGATCGGGTGGGTCATTATAAAAGGTTTGGCATGGCTTGTTGATTCCCTATCAAACATAACAGATTCAATCCTGGGATTAAAAATGTTTTATGACAGTGTTGAAATTACAAGTTTTGTAGAATTCCTTATTCCTCTTTCTGCGATATTGATGGGGTTTTCGCTTCTCTATACAGGATATCAGCTCATTTTTCAAAAAAAGTTGGATCGCGAAGCCGTGATAGTGAATGTGTTTATGATAATGTTTTTTTTCGCTTTGATACAAGAAGGTATGGAAAAAGCAAACCAATTCACAGATAAAGCTATCGATGCTCTTGATGTTGTTGAAGAAGGTTCAATTAGTCAAAAAGTTATTAAAGACAATATGACTGATCTTGCTCAATTTGATACAACGGGTTGGAGAACAACTGAACTTAAACATCCAAACCGAGTTCCAAAAGATCGAATTTTAAAAATTAATATTACACAAGCGATTGATAAGGATTTTGATCCCGCAGGGGAAGCTAAAGAAATGTCTGAAATAGGACTTGGGGTTTTTTCTAATCGTTTAGAGTATGACGATTTAGGTAATCCAAAGAAAGTTGAATTAGATGATGGTTGGTTCACTGCGTTTAAAGAAAAGTATTACCGTTGGGATTGGAACTTTTGGACAATCGCCATAACATTAGCTATTACAGCATTCACTATGCTGACAATTGCTATTAAGTTAGCAAAACTTTTCTTTGAATTAACATTCAACTACGTATTAGCAATCATTATAGCCCCTGCTGATATTCATTCAGGGCAAAAGACAAAGCAAATCCTTCAAAGTATCCTAAATACTTTTCTAGTGACAATTATGATTTTCCTATCAATGAAAATCTATCTGATTGGTACAGAGTTTATTACTGATAAATTGGATGGTGTCGCCTATTTAATTGCATTATTTGCTTTCTCTCTTGCTGTAATTGACGGTCCCAATATCGTTGAACGGTTATTTGGTATTGATGCAGGACTGAAATCTAGCTGGGGTGCCGTGGCCGGTGGTTATACTGTTGCAAAAGGCGTAACGGGTACAACAAAGGGTACTGCAAATACTTTGAAAGGATTATCAAGTGAAGGTAAATCAGCCGCATTGAAGGGTGTAAGTGGTATTGCAGGAGTTGCAGGAATGGCACAAGGCCTTAGATCAAAAGGACAGGACCAATCCACAGAACAGACTTCGTATGGTTCTGAAAGTGGTCATTCTGCAGATTTAAAGGCACAAGATCAAAATCAAGAAAAACAAAGTCCAAATGGTTCGAAGGGTTCTAGAGAAATTGAAACTGGAACGCAAGAAGTTGCTTCCTCAATTGAACAAGAAATGGCTCAGCAAAAACAAGAAGAAGGACACAAAGGAATAGGGAAAGTAATAGGGTTGCATGATCAAATGGATTTGAATGGTGCCTCCAATAATGGAAAACAGAGTGCAGCTGTAAATAGTCCACACTCCATTTCGTCTGGTTCGCCAAACCAAATGAACAATGACGATTTACAAAAGAATGAGAAAATGTCAGGTGACTATGACAGTGCCAGTCCTTCATCACCTTCATTTTCACAATCAAATTATCATTCGGTTTCCTCTGAAATGCAAGAAGAACCTAATATGGAAACATCACTACAAGAAAAAAGAACTGATCGAGAAACTCGTCATGTTGGAAGCATAATTTCTGATAATGTGCGAAACGATCAATCAGTAAAAACGGTTAAACGCACCTATCAAATTGGTCAAAATACAGGCGAAAGTTTAAGAAACAACATCGCTAAGTTTCGTCGAAAAGATCAATAA